From a single Oncorhynchus clarkii lewisi isolate Uvic-CL-2024 unplaced genomic scaffold, UVic_Ocla_1.0 unplaced_contig_9323_pilon_pilon, whole genome shotgun sequence genomic region:
- the LOC139396388 gene encoding syntaxin-binding protein 4-like, whose protein sequence is MELNRKLSMIDCQLRKSELSRRHLEISNKKLLGFAQNVHKVLTTPSLFGMENGSSRTSPATDSPETPSPIPDPACQLAAEARELVEGVRSLSSTDDTAPLSDSEVGEPPDPAMDPNRATHPHSSQAQPSPTEDPAKDKRRQ, encoded by the exons ATGGAGTTAAACAGGAAGTTGTCGATGATTGACTGTCAGCTGAGGAAGTCTGAGCTGAGCAGAAGACACCTGGAGATCTCCAACAAGAAACTACTGGGATTCGCacag AATGTTCACAAAGTGCTCACCACCCCCAGCTTGTTTGGAATGGAAAATGG GAGTAGCAGAACCTCTCCAGCCACAGACAGTCCAGAGACCCCCTCTCCCATCCCAGACCCAGCCTGCCAGTTAGCTGCAGAGGCCAGGGAGCTGGTGGAGGGGGTCAGATCCCTGAGCAGCACCGATGATACAGCCCCTCTCAGTGACTCAGAGGTGGGTGAACCACCTGACCCAGCCATGGACCCTAACCGGGCAACACA ccctCATAGCTCGCAGGCTCAGCCATCTCCTACAGAAGATCCAGCCAAAGACAAGCGCCGCCAGTAG
- the LOC139396389 gene encoding G-protein coupled receptor 183-like — MEDPLTLYSSLNTTSLPTALHPTNNSAVTDLVTNATVKPFSVFHGCEENVSGILFDLSVQTFNVFLGLPANILVMVILVRNRKEPSSSDIFLGCLAFMDAYFGIMVPFSYLNIYYWHSKDVWSALMFSFGVKDTSGPLFLSCICLDRFVAVLFPLSYGQLKDTKYRVSLSAVVLGLTFTYASAKTIGGLHNFEKVFTGTILATFGWMVLCNGAILVALKRSSGSGKDDMHPMKKKAFKMVMSVLSIIVFNYLPPVALFPFEDHYPPDTFRCLVQPVGYAFVNISSSIQPIIYLSRLEKIPFLPEAWNKWGSSPSKVKDKEVKVETISLPE; from the exons ATGGAGGATCCTCTCACTCTATATTCATCACTCAACACCACCAGCCTCCCCACTGCTCTCCACCCCACGAACAACAGTGCTGTTACGGACCTCGTGACCAACGCTACGGTCAAACCCTTCAGTGTGTTTCATGGGTGCGAGGAGAATGTGTCAGGGATCCTCTTCGACCTGTCTGTTCAGACCTTCAACGTGTTCCTGGGACTCCCCGCTAACATCTTAG TCATGGTGATTCTGGTCCGTAACCGTAAGGAGCCGTCCTCCTCAGACATCTTCCTGGGCTGTCTGGCCTTCATGGACGCTTACTTTGGCATCATGGTCCCCTTCAGCTATCTGAACATCTACTACTGGCACAGCAAGGATGTCTGGTCCGCTCTCATGTTCTCCTTCGGCGTCAAG GACACCAGCGGTCCTCTGTTCCTGTCCTGTATCTGTTTGGATCGGTTCGTGGCGGTCCTCTTCCCTCTATCCTACGGCCAGCTGAAGGACACCAAGTACAGGGTGTCTCTCTCGGCGGTGGTCCTGGGGCTCACCTTCACCTACGCCTCCGCCAAGACCATCGGGGGCCTGCACAACTTCGAGAAG GTCTTCACAGGGACGATCCTGGCAACGTTTGGCTGGATGGTGTTGTGTAACGGGGCCATCCTGGTGGCCCTGAAGAGGTCCAGTGGCTCTGGGAAGGACGACATGCACCCCATGAAGAAGAAAGCCTTCAAGATGGTGATGTCGGTCCTGTCCATCATCGTGTTCAACTACTTGCCTCCGGTGGCTCTGTTCCCTTTTGAG GACCACTACCCTCCGGACACGTTCCGCTGCCTGGTGCAGCCGGTGGGGTACGCCTTCGTTAACATCAGCAGTAGTATCCAGCCCATCATCTACCTCTCTAGACTGGAGAAGATCCCTTTCCTCCCTGAGGCCTGGAACAAGTGGGGCTCCTCCCCCTCCAAGGTGAAGGACAAGGAGGTGAAGGTGGAGACCATTTCGCTGCCTGAATGA